From the Acomys russatus chromosome 8, mAcoRus1.1, whole genome shotgun sequence genome, the window GCTTCATCTAATCTATGTAATGAGCATAATGTATTGAATTGTGTGAGAATAAGTTCTCAACCTCTAGTTGATTGAGAATTAATTGCCACAGATTTTCATTCTTATCATCTTAGCAGATTTTACATAATTGATATACTTTCCTTACTTTCTGTTCAAATATTGTTTTGAGTGGAAAATGCACCCACAAACTTGAACTCTGACATTtcttttaatatacaaaaatattataaaatttataaattcttGAAAACCTCACTACTTGGAGTAttattaatacaaatatatattgagTTCTAAGCATGGGCAACAATTCATTTTAGTACTTTATGCCTTTAAACTCATTCCAATTTCTATGTCCCTTGCTACGATCCTCAAATATTGTTTTGAACTCTATTATTTCCTAACATTTGTCCTAAAGTTCTACATTTCTTAAAGACATATTTTACCAAGAGATAGAGATCCAGattaattttcatcattttacacATGTCAAACATATAAAAAGCTACACTAACTTTTTGGTCTAGAAGAGTGGGCTGGGGTCATTCAAGTAAATAGCTTTCTATTTCTGCCACAATCAGGACTGCCTTTTATTAATCATTCTCACAATTTCTAAGTGCTATTTCCAGTTGTTCCTCATAAATTTGGAAGCTCTTAGTAAACACCTACTCTGCAGAAGCCAAATGCTCAGACGCACAGGGGCATGGTGCTTCTGAATGCAGTAACTGTGGGTTGTCTTGCCAAACTTcaccaggaaggaaagggaggagctCACTGCCTGCTTAGGGAGCTCATGAGCATCTGGTGGCCTGGAAGAAGAGGTTCTAATGCATAATTCCAGAGATTGCTCCCACCTCCAAAGAAAGACATGGTCTGAAAACTTTCTGGCAActatttatatcatttttcttctcaggGCAGCTATTACCTCTTTGTTCCTCAGACTGTATATAAAAGGATTCAGAAAGGGAATTAttattgtataaaataaagaatacattttGTCCCTATTTTCCCCTGATCCAGAACCAGGGCGCACATACATGAGGAAGAGAGTGCCatagaacaaagagacagagagcaagtgggcactgcaggtggagaaggctttgCTTCTGCCCTTCTCAGACTTGTTTCTCAGGACGGCAAAAAGGACATAGAAGTATGAGATGATAATAGTCATAAAAGTAAAACCTTGTATAAAAGCtgaaaaaatcaaaaccagaaggACATTAATGGTAGGATCAGTGCAGGAAATTTTGAATAATTGCAAAATTTCACAGTAGAAATAATGTATGATGTTGGATTTGCAGAAATTTAATCTCACTAGCAGACCCACATGAATTGCTGAATGCAGAAAACCAACAATGTAAGACACGTGTATAAATTGCATACAGAGGCTATTGGACATCACCACTGGATAAAGCAAAGGGTTGCatatggccacatagcggtcataggccatcacagACAGGAGGAAACATTCTGTCGTTGCACTGgaaccaaagaaataaaactgggTGAAGCACTCAAACAAGAACGTTTTGTGATCTGTAGATAAAAAATTGACAAGCATCTTGGGGGTCACGGAAGATGAAGCACAAGCATCAGCAAAGGCTAAACTTCCCAGGAATAAGTACATGGGAGTATGAAGGTGAGGATCCTTCCAGATGAGAGCAATCAGTCCAAGGTTGCCCACCATTGTGATGAGGTAGACGATGAGAAACACCAGGAAGAGAGGCACCTGTAACCTGGGATGATCTGTGAGTCCCGTGAGGACAAACTCAGTCACCAGAGTCTGGTTTTCTTCTGTCATGTCTGTGCTGAATAATCATTAGAATGAAATAACAAGTAAGGAATAGCCACAAAGAAATGATACAATTGCCATGATTTATGCTACCAGTGTATCCCTAAAAAGGGCTCATCATTTCACCAGTGTTtgtaccttttaaaaagtatctttcttttttttttaaactcataatttatttttaattaaaatatagttacataattttcttccctccctttaaTCCCTGCTCTATCTCTTCATTGTCGCTCTCAGATCcgtggcctctttttctttctttgtttgtttgcttataattatatactaaatatatccctaaatatataaatacaatctgtaCAATCCATAAAATGTCTACGTTTATATGCATAGTATATCCTAAAATAActcattcaaaataaaaaatttagtgcAAATCATTTTCAGTGTTACAAGGTTACAAAACTTCTCTGAAATAGTATATATTTAGAATTCAAATGTAGTAACATATTTCAAGAAATTTCTCTATAATTTCAATAATGTAACGTTCCATTTATTCCCATATGTTTTGTCACAGTTATTAATGTAAAATTTACTATTTACATGAAATTAGAGTTTATTCATGACTAATAGTATTTGAAGAAACTCAAAATTTTCCCCTTCTTCGTGTAAAATCTTATTATGTAGTCTTTGATAGCTTaaagcttgctttgtagactaaatTGTCCTTGAACACACaatgatcctcccacctctgtcatCTGATGGCTGGGTTTGAAAATGTGTGCTACTGTGTTCtgcttaatattttagaaaatgaaatacatattCTTGGAGATATGTATATGACTGCTATGTTATATCTACACAGAGTAACTTCCTTATTTATAGAAGATAGTCCTAATGTTTAaggaacataaaaatattttaccatgGGTAATAGTATAAAAGCAGATTTTATACAgtttaaaatataactaaatgtcacttttctaaaagttaaaaatcacGTAAGTAACCAGTTGTGATACGTCGgtttatttttactgaaaatcCTTTCAGAATGAATGAGTTTCAAAATTCTTACCtgtaaattatacaaaaataatcACTATATAAACAACCccattaatgtttttattacttcttttattttttcagattttagtgaaatcacagaaattttctcttcccattccttTCTCTAAATCCTTCCATATATTCCTAATTGATCTCTTTCAAATTTGTATCCTGTTTTCTATtaattcttaaacattttaagttgAAAATCGTAAGAAATTTTGTCCTGAATTAGGTAATCCAATTTTATTTATGAACTCCAACTATCAAAGTAAGAACATCCCTATTATCAGGGTatgaatcatgaaaaaaaaaaaa encodes:
- the LOC127192990 gene encoding olfactory receptor 5AC1-like encodes the protein MTEENQTLVTEFVLTGLTDHPRLQVPLFLVFLIVYLITMVGNLGLIALIWKDPHLHTPMYLFLGSLAFADACASSSVTPKMLVNFLSTDHKTFLFECFTQFYFFGSSATTECFLLSVMAYDRYVAICNPLLYPVVMSNSLCMQFIHVSYIVGFLHSAIHVGLLVRLNFCKSNIIHYFYCEILQLFKISCTDPTINVLLVLIFSAFIQGFTFMTIIISYFYVLFAVLRNKSEKGRSKAFSTCSAHLLSVSLFYGTLFLMYVRPGSGSGENRDKMYSLFYTIIIPFLNPFIYSLRNKEVIAALRRKMI